One Clostridiales bacterium genomic window carries:
- a CDS encoding ABC transporter substrate-binding protein — translation MNNKRNIIKTIAIIVTFLLMISGCANKSIKGKDTGKAKPDTFIYGIDGDPGNAVNVITTGDRYGLMEIKAVYSPLYMYNGANNIVYFLAESMTPSPDYLSYTAKLRKDVKWQDGQAFTADDVVFTYDQMLKESNGGWARGQLIFDGKPVKVEKIDDYTVKFTLPKISMNAIENLGNIFIMPKHIYEGETDIANSPKNAEPVGTGAYKLKEYKAGEYVKFEKNDNYFLGAPKIANVVFRIIGDANTANLALQSGEIDALAITPADVDKYKNNSKISIIPYDEGRVGYLAFNMTSKKVQNKDLRQGIAYALNRPEIINASYVSEKYSLPAYSFLPRKANFYTEDVDKHDFDTAKAKELLSKASANGIKLKLAYTANNVTQQKQAAVIQQDLKAAGVDVELSGVDGTALYQKLSKGQSDADMYLGGYIMGIDPDTFNSLFVTGDPSNFMHYSNPEVDKLFAQGRVEKDPAKRKSIYEQIQKIIIDDAAFYPITENKRILAIDSDIDGIKDAGLVPIYTFEDMSKLYFK, via the coding sequence ATGAACAATAAAAGAAATATTATAAAAACAATAGCAATTATAGTTACTTTTTTACTTATGATAAGCGGATGTGCAAATAAATCCATTAAGGGTAAGGATACCGGCAAGGCCAAACCGGATACATTTATTTATGGTATTGACGGAGACCCTGGCAATGCTGTAAATGTGATAACGACCGGTGACAGATATGGGCTTATGGAGATTAAGGCTGTTTACTCGCCTTTGTATATGTATAACGGCGCCAATAATATAGTTTATTTCCTGGCGGAGAGCATGACACCATCGCCGGATTATTTAAGCTACACTGCAAAACTCAGGAAAGATGTAAAATGGCAGGATGGCCAGGCTTTTACCGCCGATGATGTTGTTTTCACATATGATCAGATGCTTAAGGAATCAAACGGCGGCTGGGCCAGGGGCCAACTCATATTTGACGGTAAACCTGTAAAAGTCGAGAAGATCGACGATTATACGGTGAAATTTACGCTGCCAAAGATATCCATGAATGCGATAGAAAATTTAGGCAACATTTTCATAATGCCAAAGCATATATACGAAGGTGAAACCGATATAGCGAACAGTCCTAAAAATGCTGAGCCTGTCGGTACAGGAGCGTATAAATTAAAAGAATACAAAGCAGGTGAATATGTTAAATTTGAAAAAAATGATAATTACTTTTTAGGGGCTCCCAAGATCGCAAACGTTGTATTTCGTATAATAGGCGATGCAAATACCGCAAATCTGGCGCTTCAAAGCGGCGAAATCGATGCGCTTGCAATTACGCCTGCAGATGTCGATAAATATAAAAACAATTCCAAGATAAGTATTATTCCTTATGATGAAGGAAGAGTAGGATATCTGGCATTTAATATGACGTCTAAAAAGGTTCAGAATAAGGATCTCAGGCAGGGAATCGCATATGCGCTGAACAGGCCGGAGATAATTAATGCAAGTTATGTATCGGAAAAATATTCTCTGCCTGCATATTCCTTCCTTCCGAGAAAGGCAAACTTCTATACTGAAGACGTAGACAAACATGATTTCGATACTGCCAAGGCAAAAGAATTGCTGTCGAAAGCATCGGCAAACGGTATCAAGCTAAAGCTGGCGTATACCGCAAACAACGTGACACAGCAAAAACAGGCAGCGGTCATACAGCAGGATTTGAAGGCCGCAGGAGTCGATGTGGAGCTTTCAGGCGTAGATGGCACGGCCCTGTATCAGAAGCTGTCAAAGGGGCAGTCGGATGCCGATATGTATCTTGGCGGGTATATCATGGGGATAGACCCTGATACATTCAATTCTCTTTTTGTAACGGGTGATCCCAGCAATTTTATGCATTACAGCAATCCCGAGGTCGATAAACTTTTTGCGCAGGGGAGAGTCGAGAAGGATCCGGCAAAGAGAAAATCAATTTATGAACAGATCCAGAAGATAATAATAGACGATGCTGCGTTTTATCCAATCACTGAAAACAAACGAATACTTGCCATCGATTCAGATATTGACGGTATAAAGGATGCGGGCCTGGTCCCGATATATACTTTTGAAGATATGTCGAAGCTTTATTTTAAATAA
- a CDS encoding heparinase II/III family protein: MFVGIAQSYRKDFKKFAPYAPESDRKRWESLPDDFRQEIIQEGEKYINYAYPVLPATKYMEFCRTGNRSNYEALYFNRRRILNTLILAECAEGGGRFLDDIVNGLMAICEESGWQIPAHNCYMWSQHYCLPDSTDPILDLFAAETGAQLAMAEYLLKEELDEICPFITKRIDREITDRILTPYLRNRFGWMGGWGRVNNWTPWITQNVLIALTSRENITDNDIHEVILQACRGLDYFVDGYGEDGCCDEGAGYYRAAGLCLFNAIEVLDAVMDDAFLNVYQKNKIKNIASYIMNVHVDDRYYINFADCSPIAGRAGVREFLFAKRTGNEDMMSWAAMDHKLDSARLQPMACNLFYRLQGIFNEEEIASYDTSKSPVKPDIWYESAGLMIARDDKFCLAVKAGCNNDSHNHNDTGSITLYRDNRPLLIDVGVETYSRKTFSPQRYEIWTMQSCYHNVLTFNDAVQLPGAEHKAEVSDVNFSDSCVSITMELAKAYPAGTVQSYLRKVEFVKGQRITVTDTFTPQIKGTYLTLMTLRKTEWKDGVLFIEGGGQIIFSGAGKAKTEEIILTDAKLKREWGDKIYRTCFYPDGCQFSFSIY, translated from the coding sequence TTGTTTGTTGGGATTGCGCAGTCATATCGGAAGGATTTTAAGAAGTTTGCACCATATGCACCAGAATCGGACAGAAAGCGCTGGGAGAGCCTTCCGGATGATTTCAGGCAGGAAATCATTCAAGAGGGAGAAAAATACATCAATTATGCTTATCCTGTGCTTCCTGCCACAAAGTACATGGAGTTTTGCCGGACAGGGAACCGTTCCAACTATGAAGCACTATATTTTAACCGGAGAAGAATATTGAATACGCTGATACTGGCGGAATGTGCAGAAGGAGGGGGAAGGTTTCTTGACGATATCGTGAACGGGCTTATGGCAATTTGTGAAGAGAGCGGCTGGCAGATTCCGGCTCATAATTGCTATATGTGGTCGCAGCATTACTGCCTGCCGGACAGTACCGATCCGATACTTGATTTGTTTGCTGCCGAGACGGGCGCTCAGCTGGCCATGGCGGAATATCTGCTGAAAGAGGAACTGGATGAGATCTGCCCGTTTATCACCAAAAGGATCGATAGGGAAATCACAGACCGCATCCTTACGCCTTACCTGAGAAACCGCTTTGGCTGGATGGGGGGATGGGGACGTGTAAACAATTGGACCCCGTGGATTACCCAGAACGTGCTGATTGCGCTGACAAGCAGGGAGAACATTACGGATAATGATATACATGAGGTGATTCTGCAGGCATGCAGAGGCCTTGATTATTTTGTTGACGGGTATGGGGAGGATGGATGCTGCGATGAAGGAGCCGGCTATTACCGTGCAGCTGGCCTTTGCCTGTTTAATGCCATTGAAGTTTTGGATGCCGTGATGGATGATGCATTCCTTAATGTATATCAGAAAAATAAGATCAAGAACATCGCCTCGTACATCATGAATGTCCACGTAGACGATCGATACTATATCAATTTTGCGGACTGTTCACCCATAGCCGGACGGGCGGGAGTAAGGGAATTCCTCTTTGCAAAGCGTACGGGAAATGAAGATATGATGAGCTGGGCAGCGATGGACCATAAGCTGGATTCAGCACGGCTTCAGCCGATGGCATGTAACCTGTTCTACCGCCTGCAGGGTATATTCAACGAGGAGGAAATTGCATCTTATGACACTTCCAAATCACCAGTGAAGCCCGACATCTGGTATGAGAGTGCGGGCCTTATGATTGCAAGAGACGATAAGTTCTGTCTGGCCGTAAAAGCCGGCTGCAATAATGACAGCCACAATCATAATGATACAGGAAGCATAACGCTGTATCGGGATAACAGGCCCCTGCTTATCGATGTGGGGGTAGAAACCTATTCCAGAAAGACATTCTCACCCCAGAGGTATGAGATATGGACGATGCAGTCATGCTATCACAATGTTCTTACCTTTAATGATGCAGTTCAGCTTCCGGGAGCAGAACACAAGGCGGAAGTAAGCGATGTCAACTTTTCGGATTCATGCGTGTCTATCACTATGGAACTTGCCAAGGCTTATCCTGCAGGGACGGTACAGAGCTATTTAAGGAAGGTTGAATTTGTCAAGGGACAGCGGATCACCGTTACCGATACTTTCACGCCGCAGATAAAAGGCACTTATCTTACCCTTATGACATTAAGAAAAACGGAATGGAAGGACGGAGTGCTTTTCATAGAAGGCGGCGGTCAAATAATATTTTCCGGAGCAGGGAAGGCGAAAACAGAAGAAATCATTCTGACGGATGCAAAGCTAAAGAGGGAATGGGGGGATAAGATTTATCGCACTTGTTTTTATCCCGATGGATGCCAGTTTTCGTTTTCGATATATTGA
- a CDS encoding 5-formyltetrahydrofolate cyclo-ligase encodes MEFKVKKELRRLMIEKRNSMDLNKKAEWDNKITSQLIESSFYENAKIIFTYVSFGSEVDTHYFIKYALNDKKVLCVPKIISKNGVMKAFRINSFKDLKAGSFGIPEPEDCRVEITPSKMNLILMPGLVFDRGGERVGYGAGFYDRFLYGAGKKASKVALAYDFQLLNKIPSDKFDIKADAIITNKEIIIL; translated from the coding sequence ATGGAGTTTAAAGTCAAGAAAGAGTTAAGAAGATTAATGATTGAAAAAAGAAATTCGATGGATTTGAATAAAAAAGCCGAATGGGATAATAAAATAACATCTCAGCTTATAGAGAGTTCATTCTATGAAAATGCTAAAATTATATTTACTTATGTAAGCTTTGGCAGCGAAGTGGATACCCACTATTTTATAAAATATGCCTTAAACGATAAAAAGGTATTGTGCGTACCAAAGATAATATCAAAAAACGGTGTAATGAAGGCTTTCAGGATAAACAGTTTCAAGGATTTAAAAGCCGGTTCCTTTGGCATACCGGAGCCTGAAGACTGCCGCGTTGAAATCACGCCTTCAAAAATGAATTTGATATTGATGCCTGGATTGGTTTTTGACAGAGGAGGCGAAAGAGTCGGCTACGGTGCAGGATTTTATGACAGATTCCTTTATGGAGCGGGCAAAAAAGCAAGTAAAGTAGCCCTTGCATATGACTTTCAATTATTAAATAAAATCCCATCTGATAAGTTTGATATAAAAGCAGACGCAATAATAACAAATAAGGAAATAATCATCTTGTGA
- a CDS encoding ABC transporter permease — MEKNKSRRLQEVKRELKHNKASLFAVIFLIFIILLSVFAFLSPYKPDAVNVSGALQKPSLAHIFGTDELGRDYFTRAMYGGRISLTVGLLAMIISTAIGVTVGTVSGYFGGWIDNFLMRIVDIVSSVPWMILVTVVSIYLTPGLHAIIIVIGLFTWMNIARLVRAETLSVKEREYVLYSIVSGQSSKNIIIKHLLPAVFPTVIVASTISIANAIMMESSLSFLGLGVQQPMSSWGSMLQSAQSHIGDAPYMAILPGLLIVLTVYSFNKSGDLVRVFAEPRIGSR; from the coding sequence ATGGAAAAGAATAAAAGCAGGAGACTTCAGGAGGTCAAAAGAGAGCTTAAGCATAATAAGGCTTCTCTTTTTGCCGTGATATTTTTAATATTTATTATACTGCTGTCGGTCTTTGCATTTTTGTCGCCTTATAAACCCGATGCAGTGAATGTATCAGGAGCCTTGCAAAAACCGAGCCTTGCCCATATTTTCGGAACAGATGAACTTGGGCGCGATTATTTTACAAGGGCCATGTATGGCGGCCGCATTTCGCTTACAGTCGGGCTCCTTGCCATGATCATTTCCACGGCTATAGGAGTTACGGTAGGTACGGTCAGCGGTTATTTTGGAGGATGGATAGACAACTTTTTGATGAGGATAGTCGATATCGTATCTTCAGTGCCATGGATGATACTTGTTACGGTGGTAAGCATTTATCTTACACCTGGGCTCCATGCGATTATCATAGTGATAGGGCTTTTTACGTGGATGAATATCGCAAGGCTGGTGAGGGCCGAAACACTATCTGTAAAGGAGAGGGAGTATGTTTTATATTCCATTGTGTCAGGCCAGTCATCTAAAAATATAATAATAAAGCACCTGTTACCCGCAGTTTTTCCCACAGTGATTGTAGCATCTACGATAAGCATAGCGAATGCCATAATGATGGAATCATCCTTGAGCTTTCTGGGCCTTGGAGTGCAGCAGCCCATGTCATCATGGGGAAGCATGCTTCAAAGTGCTCAAAGCCATATCGGGGATGCACCATATATGGCCATCTTACCGGGCCTTTTGATTGTGCTTACTGTATATTCGTTTAACAAATCAGGGGATCTTGTCAGGGTATTTGCAGAACCAAGGATAGGAAGCAGATAG
- a CDS encoding response regulator, with protein sequence MFKLMLVDDETLEREGLRDFIPWKELGVKVVGEASGCPQALEMATRLRPEIIITDIKMPDMSGLELASRLKPAMPLLKVIFVSGYQDFEYAKNAISLDAYGYVLKPVDDDELMNVVKKAVDSIIEERNSIQEKEALRVQIAESLPLLQQQFLRDVIFHINCLKEAELWDRSSYLELPFDTGLFCVAVVSIDDYKKYDDKFTQEDKEILNRYVLNMIGGNSIPGMVSMALQIKEALYAVIMNMKTDNIDGIDSFFRKFIDTLNDVYGMTATVGISETVINYSGIWTLYDQAMMAIKHKWYLGKGQIIFSSDLEDDVILKKASPELPDMENDIVQITLSGDIEGVNAAIREYFDGIPFDKKNSPGYVKNISLNLVAAIERALIERGENLNDILKENFRGFEDLLCLETITDVIMWVEKIFADVATYIREQHEV encoded by the coding sequence ATGTTTAAACTCATGCTGGTAGATGATGAAACCCTAGAGAGAGAAGGATTGAGGGATTTTATACCATGGAAAGAACTTGGAGTGAAAGTAGTAGGGGAGGCATCAGGATGTCCCCAAGCTTTAGAGATGGCTACCCGATTAAGGCCCGAGATTATAATAACTGATATAAAAATGCCGGACATGAGCGGGCTTGAACTCGCATCCAGGTTAAAGCCGGCTATGCCTTTATTAAAAGTCATTTTTGTGAGTGGATATCAGGATTTTGAATATGCTAAAAATGCTATATCATTAGACGCGTACGGCTACGTATTGAAACCGGTAGATGATGATGAACTGATGAACGTAGTAAAAAAGGCAGTTGACAGCATTATCGAAGAAAGGAACAGCATCCAAGAAAAAGAGGCTTTGAGGGTTCAGATAGCAGAAAGTTTGCCTCTCTTGCAGCAGCAATTTTTGAGGGATGTTATTTTTCACATCAACTGCCTGAAGGAAGCGGAATTATGGGATAGATCCTCTTACTTGGAACTTCCGTTTGATACGGGTTTATTTTGTGTTGCAGTAGTCAGTATAGATGACTACAAAAAGTACGATGACAAATTTACACAGGAAGACAAAGAGATTTTAAACAGATACGTATTAAATATGATTGGAGGAAATAGTATTCCTGGCATGGTATCTATGGCTCTGCAGATTAAAGAAGCCCTTTACGCCGTCATTATGAATATGAAAACCGATAATATTGACGGCATTGATTCATTTTTTAGAAAATTTATAGATACCTTAAATGATGTCTATGGTATGACCGCAACAGTGGGAATTAGCGAAACTGTAATAAACTATTCCGGTATATGGACACTGTATGATCAGGCGATGATGGCAATAAAGCATAAATGGTATTTGGGAAAGGGACAGATTATATTTTCTTCGGACCTTGAGGATGATGTTATATTAAAAAAGGCCAGCCCCGAATTGCCCGATATGGAAAACGACATCGTTCAGATAACTTTGTCTGGAGATATAGAAGGAGTGAATGCCGCCATAAGAGAATATTTCGATGGTATCCCCTTTGATAAAAAGAATTCTCCCGGTTATGTTAAAAATATCTCCTTAAATCTGGTTGCAGCCATTGAAAGAGCCCTTATAGAAAGAGGAGAAAACTTAAACGATATCCTTAAAGAAAATTTTAGAGGATTTGAAGATTTATTATGCTTGGAAACTATAACTGATGTCATTATGTGGGTGGAAAAAATATTTGCTGACGTCGCCACTTATATAAGAGAGCAGCATGAAGTTTAA
- a CDS encoding ABC transporter permease: MLKYIIRRIVQAVPMLIIISIICFTLMQLAPYDAVDVMTTPNMTKQTVALIKAKYGLDKPAYIQYFYWIKGILKGEFGYSIVTHQSIAKDLAARIPATIAVVLPAYITALLIAFILGLISGLKKDKWADKLIDGFCSAGISIPTFWLAMMIIFIFGYKLRLFPILGMHTIGMENSPADFFRHFIMPFTVLTIAFLPELVRYIRSSTISQLSLDYIVVQKAYGANSSQILYNHVLKNVLLPVVTIIGMALPMLVTGAFITETIFGWPGVGPYFVKAIQGFDYPVVMAVMLLSSGLVIIGNLLSDILYCVIDPRIREMR; this comes from the coding sequence TTGCTAAAATATATAATTAGAAGGATCGTACAGGCAGTGCCGATGCTTATAATAATATCTATAATATGTTTTACCCTGATGCAGCTGGCACCTTATGATGCAGTCGATGTTATGACGACTCCAAATATGACCAAACAGACTGTTGCGCTTATAAAGGCTAAATATGGATTAGACAAGCCTGCATATATACAGTATTTTTATTGGATTAAAGGGATATTAAAAGGTGAATTCGGCTACTCCATCGTAACGCATCAAAGCATTGCAAAGGATTTGGCAGCAAGGATTCCCGCCACAATAGCGGTGGTGCTTCCTGCATATATAACAGCGCTTTTAATTGCTTTTATACTGGGGCTTATATCAGGTCTGAAAAAGGACAAGTGGGCTGATAAACTTATTGACGGTTTTTGTTCTGCCGGCATATCCATACCGACTTTCTGGCTTGCCATGATGATTATTTTTATTTTCGGGTATAAGCTAAGGCTTTTTCCTATACTCGGTATGCATACCATCGGAATGGAAAATTCACCCGCTGATTTTTTCAGGCATTTTATAATGCCTTTTACAGTGCTTACGATTGCTTTTTTGCCTGAGCTTGTTCGGTATATAAGATCATCGACTATAAGTCAATTATCTTTGGATTATATAGTTGTGCAAAAAGCTTATGGAGCCAACAGCAGTCAGATACTTTATAATCATGTTCTCAAAAATGTGCTGCTTCCTGTTGTAACTATAATAGGGATGGCTCTTCCCATGCTGGTCACCGGGGCATTTATTACAGAAACGATTTTTGGATGGCCGGGCGTCGGCCCTTATTTCGTAAAGGCTATCCAGGGCTTTGACTATCCGGTAGTCATGGCGGTCATGCTTTTGTCATCCGGCCTGGTGATTATAGGAAATCTGCTTTCGGATATTTTATATTGTGTAATAGATCCAAGGATAAGGGAAATGAGGTGA
- a CDS encoding ADP-ribosylglycohydrolase family protein, whose product MYNYRNELFDKVYGCLLGGLIGDAMGAPAEGKTYRDIKEKFGWIHDFKGSGTDDSAIRLILCEAIIGNDGYVTADEFAASFIKNKEKYYNLFYIPVKNMFHKIESKLTLPVYAGFGNMHSSSTAMSISPMGLINACNPRQAAVETFDVAGLIHAGDSTFCRDGACAMAAAIAEAIKPEATVDSVIEASTAYLHKTSSAEMIGWIDRTIKMAKELNNYDKFREKFYKTNLGDIISDSRETVPCALALFYISKGEPEQAILYGANFGRDADTIGTMAGGLAGAFKGSKGLKQEWVDKIEASYGKKQNVSKDYGINDTEAVNQMELAQKIVDIIEKRMEAQENHINTLKKLTNE is encoded by the coding sequence ATGTACAATTATAGAAATGAACTATTTGATAAAGTTTATGGTTGTCTCCTGGGAGGATTGATTGGAGATGCTATGGGAGCGCCAGCGGAAGGTAAAACATATCGCGACATAAAAGAAAAATTTGGCTGGATTCACGATTTTAAAGGCTCGGGTACAGATGATTCAGCCATAAGATTAATCTTGTGTGAAGCTATTATTGGAAATGACGGATATGTTACTGCTGATGAATTTGCGGCCTCTTTTATAAAAAACAAGGAAAAGTATTATAACTTATTTTATATTCCTGTTAAAAATATGTTCCACAAGATTGAAAGCAAATTGACCCTTCCCGTGTATGCCGGATTTGGAAATATGCATAGCAGCAGTACGGCGATGTCTATCTCACCAATGGGACTTATCAATGCTTGCAATCCAAGGCAGGCCGCTGTTGAGACTTTTGATGTTGCAGGTCTCATTCATGCGGGTGATTCGACGTTTTGCAGGGACGGCGCTTGTGCCATGGCAGCGGCAATAGCCGAAGCGATAAAGCCGGAAGCCACAGTGGATTCCGTTATTGAAGCTTCTACCGCATACTTGCATAAAACAAGCTCTGCGGAGATGATCGGCTGGATAGATAGAACCATTAAAATGGCTAAAGAATTAAATAACTATGACAAATTCAGAGAAAAATTTTATAAAACAAATCTTGGCGATATTATCAGCGATTCAAGGGAAACAGTTCCTTGTGCTTTAGCCTTGTTTTATATTTCCAAAGGTGAACCTGAGCAGGCAATCTTGTATGGCGCTAATTTCGGCCGTGATGCAGATACTATAGGCACTATGGCAGGTGGTTTAGCCGGAGCATTTAAAGGAAGCAAAGGGTTGAAGCAAGAATGGGTTGATAAGATTGAAGCAAGCTATGGGAAAAAGCAAAATGTCAGTAAGGATTACGGCATAAATGATACGGAAGCAGTTAATCAAATGGAACTGGCCCAAAAGATAGTCGATATTATTGAAAAAAGAATGGAAGCACAGGAGAATCATATCAACACCTTGAAAAAACTCACAAATGAATAA
- a CDS encoding citrate/2-methylcitrate synthase, with protein MSMFDSCKIDDNVLNKLAYLAEKNGKIDPEYYTMYDVKRGLRNNNGTGVLVGLTQVGDVHGYIIDEGEKTPIDGRLTYRGIDIKDIVNGFESENRFGFEEVCYLLLFGKLPTKTELKQFQEILGKCRSLPEGFVEDMILKAPSNDIMNKLERSVLVCYSYDPNPDDISVKNVLRQSIELISRFPAMIAYGYQAKAHYFDNKSLYIHSPQPNLSTAQNILHMIRPDNKYTKTEAETLDLALVIHAEHGGGNNSAFATHVVSSTGTDTYSAIAAAVGSLKGPKHGGANIKVMGMIDNIKKNVSNWEDDSAIRDYLLKILRKEAFDGSGLIYGIGHAVYTKSDPRAELLKSKAEQLASEKGRIKELNLYKKIEEISKKIFAESGKVISANVDFYSGFVYDMLNIPKELYTPIFATARVPGWCAHRIEQLVSEPKIVRPAYKNVKEAVKYIRLDER; from the coding sequence ATGAGCATGTTTGATAGTTGTAAAATAGATGATAATGTTTTAAACAAGCTTGCTTATCTTGCAGAAAAGAACGGCAAAATAGACCCTGAATATTATACTATGTACGATGTAAAAAGAGGTCTTCGAAATAACAATGGTACAGGCGTACTGGTGGGCCTCACTCAAGTCGGCGATGTTCACGGTTATATCATCGATGAAGGCGAAAAAACACCTATCGATGGCAGATTGACTTACAGGGGCATCGACATAAAGGATATCGTAAATGGTTTTGAAAGCGAAAATAGATTCGGTTTTGAAGAGGTTTGTTATCTTCTCCTGTTCGGAAAGCTTCCAACAAAAACGGAATTAAAACAATTTCAGGAGATACTCGGTAAATGCAGATCCCTTCCGGAAGGATTCGTCGAGGATATGATATTAAAGGCACCAAGCAACGACATTATGAACAAGCTTGAAAGAAGCGTACTCGTATGCTATTCGTATGACCCTAACCCTGACGATATTTCCGTAAAGAATGTTTTAAGGCAGAGCATCGAGCTTATTTCCCGCTTTCCGGCTATGATCGCCTATGGATATCAGGCAAAGGCCCATTATTTTGATAATAAGAGTTTATATATCCATTCTCCACAGCCTAACTTGTCCACAGCCCAGAATATACTTCATATGATAAGGCCGGATAATAAATATACAAAAACAGAGGCTGAAACCCTTGACCTGGCGCTTGTCATCCATGCTGAACATGGCGGAGGCAATAATTCGGCTTTTGCAACGCATGTTGTATCTTCAACAGGAACCGATACCTATTCTGCAATAGCGGCGGCAGTAGGTTCATTAAAGGGGCCAAAGCATGGCGGTGCGAATATAAAGGTTATGGGAATGATAGACAATATAAAGAAAAACGTAAGCAACTGGGAAGATGACTCAGCCATAAGGGATTATTTGCTTAAGATTTTAAGAAAAGAAGCTTTTGATGGCTCAGGCTTGATATATGGAATAGGACATGCGGTTTATACAAAGTCCGACCCGAGGGCAGAACTTTTAAAAAGCAAAGCCGAACAACTGGCATCTGAAAAGGGAAGAATAAAGGAACTCAATCTTTATAAAAAGATTGAGGAAATATCCAAAAAGATATTTGCGGAATCAGGCAAGGTTATATCTGCAAATGTCGACTTCTATTCGGGTTTTGTATATGATATGCTGAATATCCCGAAGGAACTATACACACCGATTTTTGCAACGGCAAGAGTCCCCGGTTGGTGCGCTCACAGAATTGAGCAGCTCGTAAGCGAGCCTAAAATAGTAAGGCCGGCTTACAAAAACGTAAAGGAAGCCGTAAAATATATCAGACTCGACGAAAGGTAA
- the thpR gene encoding RNA 2',3'-cyclic phosphodiesterase: MRLFIAIVFNDQIKNKLSGYIQRLKAGSVHGNFTLRDNLHLTIIFIGETERMNEVKEAMDKIDEPPFNITLRGVGRFRRGGGDIYWMGAMKSNALCGIYNKLYRSLGEYGFSLENRKFKPHLTMGREVILSDDFNRDAFSKAILPVDMDVAKISLMKSERINGRLTYTEVYAKLL, from the coding sequence ATGCGTTTATTTATTGCAATTGTATTCAACGATCAGATTAAAAATAAACTTTCAGGATACATACAAAGGCTCAAAGCGGGTTCAGTTCACGGCAATTTTACTTTGCGCGATAACCTCCACCTGACGATTATATTTATCGGTGAAACCGAAAGAATGAATGAGGTAAAGGAAGCAATGGATAAGATCGACGAGCCGCCGTTTAATATAACCTTGAGGGGAGTCGGGCGCTTTAGACGTGGCGGCGGCGATATATACTGGATGGGAGCCATGAAAAGCAATGCGCTATGCGGCATTTATAACAAGCTTTACAGGTCACTTGGTGAATACGGATTTTCATTAGAAAACCGCAAGTTCAAACCTCATCTGACGATGGGCAGGGAAGTTATCTTATCCGACGACTTTAACAGGGATGCTTTTTCAAAGGCGATATTGCCGGTGGACATGGATGTTGCGAAAATCAGTCTGATGAAATCCGAGAGAATCAACGGCAGGCTGACTTATACTGAAGTTTATGCAAAGCTTCTTTAG